Within the Candidatus Margulisiibacteriota bacterium genome, the region CAATTTTGAGGCACAACAAAGCTATCATGGATCCGGAGAGAGAAGATACATGGTTGATAATACAGGTAAATCATTTACCGACATCACAGTTACTGGCGGCGGTTCGGCCAGTCCCGCGCCCCTGACGATCAATATCGTGCCCAGCTATTATACAGTTATTTATGTTATGAAAGTTTCTTAAAATGTTGGTTGCTGAAAGATAAATTTTTACTTTGTTTTGTCTTACTGGAAAAATTTTGGATAGTTTTTACCGTTTTAAATAATAATTTGTATTAAAATCTTTAAAGAACTCTAGTCAAATATCCGAAAAAATTCCGCGGGACGCAGCTCTAAACCATCGATGATTTTAAGTAAAGTATTTACGCGCGGCTCGCGCTCGCCTTTTTCGACACGCATCAGCACCGTTCTGGTAACACCCGTGTTTAAGGCAAGCTGATACATGCTCAATTTGCGCTCTCGGCGTAGCTTGCGGATATATTTGCCAATATCTTTAGCATCATAAGGAAGTCCAAAATCATTTTTTACAGTTACGTTGTCACTTGACATCGCTTTATTTTATGGTACAGTATGTATTATAGCGTTTCCAATTGGAAACGTAGCTAGGAACAGGAGGGGTACTTTTATGACTATAGCAAAAGGCCAGCCAATGCTGGCGAGCGACATACTGGATATGGTGTTTTTTCCCGTGGGCGCGATATTGATGATGGACGGCGGCTGGACGGACGGCCGCGGCGGCTGGTATATCTGCGATGGGCGCAACACGCCTCACGGCAAGACGCCGGATCTGAAAGATAAATTTATCCGGGGCAGCGCCGCGAGCGGCGGCGTGGGCGGCGGCTCGGCAATCTTGAGCACGGACAATTTGCCCAGCCACGGTCATTCGTTAGACGGATTAAAAATAACCGGCGGTGATCATTCACACGGTAACGGCACTTTAGCCGCTTCCAGCGGCTCAGCGAGCCACTCGCATAGCAGTGGCGCTTTGGCCGTATCGATAACCGGCGGGACACACGCGCACACGATCACTGATCCGCAACATACACACAGGATAGAAGGCTCTGGCTCGCATACTAATGCTGGGTATCTCTCGGAGAGTGGTAGTAGCATAAGTGGCCTTGAGTATGCGACAACTAATACTGCCGCAACAGGTATTACTATAAACAACAGCGATCATAGTCATACCGCCACAGTCTCGGGTTCCACCGCAAGCGACAGCACCGCGCATGAGCACAGTATCAGTGGCAGTATTGCCTCCTCCGGACACACTCATGATATCTCCGGCGGCACTATCGGCAATACCGGGAACGGCGCGGCTTTCGATATAGTGCCAGCGTATTATACGGTAATCTATATTAAGAAAATGGTTTAATTACAGGACTGGTTAATATACTACTATGGTAGTACAATATTACCACCATGAAAGTAAAAACATCTATTTCTTTATCCAGTGATTTATTGGAACAGATGGACAAACTGGATTTTATTGATAATCGCTCGGATTTTATCGAACGGGCGTTATGGCGTTATTTGGAATTACTGCGGCGGGAAGAGCGTAACCGGAAAGACTTGAAAGATATTAATAAATCCGCCGCGCAATTAAACAAAGAAGCTGCTGACACGCTTTTGTATCAGGTCTATTAATTTATGCGGCGCGGCGACTTGTATCGTGTCTATCGCGGCTCTAAAAACGATCCTAAAAACTACCGTGTGTTTGCGGTGGTTAGCAGGCAAATCTTGATCGATTCCAAGTTTTCGATGGTGACCTGCGCGCCGGTCTATTCCCGCTATGCTGCTTTGTCTACGCAGGTGCCGGTAGGCGTGAACGAGGGATTAAAGCATGACAGCGCTATTCACTGCGATGAATTGGTCAGTATTCCGAAAAGTTTATTGACGCACTATATAGGCAAATTGTCTTATCGCAAATTAGCCGGATTAAAAGAAGCGCTTTTGATCGCTTTGGATATTGAATATTGATGTTTTTTCTGACAAAAGAGACAGGCGTGTTGACCATGTATTTTTTTCCGCAGACCACGTAGGTGGAAACGCTAGTTTTGCTGAAAAAGTTTTAGATAATTACGTTTGGCGGACAAAATCCGATGAATAATCACTTGCCTGGTATTTTTGTCGCTCACGTAAAAAATTAAATAATTCGCTTTAGGCAGCACGCGAAAACCTTGTTTGCTTAAGAAATTATCTTTGACTAGCGCGTGGCGCTGGGGCAGGAAAACCAAACCAGCGAGAGTTTGGTGTAGTTTAGCGACCAACTGCGCCGCGGTGTCGGGCGCGTTAAGCTGACTGGCCACATATTGGAATATTTCAGCCAGATCCTGGTCTGCGCTGGGTGTGAGGACTACAGTATAATTAGGCTTCCCCATATTGCGCTTTGTATTTGGCGAATACTTCCTCCAGCGGCAGCAATTTCTGGCCTGAAACTACTTCAGCCTGTGAAGCGGCCAATTTTTCATACACTTCTAATTTAGCAAGATGTCGTTCGTACTCTTCCACGCTCAAGACGACCAAATCAGCATAACCATTTTTGGTGATATATATCGCTTCAGATTCGGCATGAGCCAGTCTGGCGATTTTAGTCGTGTTGGTTCTCAACTCGGATAACGGCTGGATTATTGGCATATTTAATTACTCCACAAATTAGTATATTTATTATAATACTAATTTATTATAAATCAAGGCAGTATTTGGGTGATTTACCGTTGTAGATAATAATTCGTATTAAAATTTTTAAAAAACTCTTTGATCTTTTGCATGTTTTCGGCGGACGCCGGCTTGACCCAGTCTTCGGCTCCAGCGCGGTCGAGAGAATTTAACTGTACGCCGTCCGGTTTGATCAGCGCGGCGGCTTCGCGTAGCAGGGCGAGTTCCTGCGGCGTGTCGTTGACTTCCGGCACGATAAAAATCTCCAGCAATAATTGGCCGGTGTATTCCCGCCGCAGATCAAGAAGGCCGCTCAGGACTTTTTCCGGCGTGACACTGACTGGCGGCCGGTTGATTTTCTGGAACGCCGGCGGAGACACGGCATTGAGCGACGGTATAATAATATCCGCCAGCTTTATTTCTGCACGCACCTGGCTGTCGGAGAGCAGCGTAGAATTGGTCAATAGACAAACTTTGTATGCCGGATAGTTTTTTTTGATCTCCGCGATTACTTCGCCGAGATTGGCGGCTAGCGTAGGTTCTCCGCCGCCGGAAAAAGTCAGCACATCTACCGGGCCTGGAGAACTGGTCTCTGCGTGGTGGTCTCTGCGTGGTGGTCTCTGAGCGGAGTATCCTGCGGATACGCTGGCGAAGAGAGTCGAAGAGGGTCGAAGAGAGTCGCAATGCGGTTTGGCAAAAAATAGGCCGAGTTCCCGCAAGACTTTGGCGGTGGGAATAAATATCTGCCGCTCGGTGGTCAGGGCGGTAGTCCGGCCACACTCGCAAAACACACAGTTGAAAGTACAGGTTTTGAATTTTACTAGATCAATGCCCAGACTGTGCCCCAGCCGCCGTGAATTGACGGGGCCGAAAAGACAGCTGGTTTCGTTTCCCTGGCGCGGCATCTTAAAATAATCCCAATTTTATTTTTTCCGGTAGAGCGTCGGTCAATTCGCAGCCGTTGAACCAGGCCAGTCTTTGCGCTTCGGCGTCTGTAAAATAAATTTTGGCCAGGCTTGCCCAAGTGTCATCAGCCTGCGCCGTGTAGACTTCCAGACGCGCCGCTTTGAACTGATCAGCCTCGGCAGCGGAAAGCGGCCGCAGATTTTGCAGCGCGGAGTCAAGATTGGCCAGCGTAGTCTGCTGACCGGACAATTTTTCCGTGACCGTGAAGCAGAGCATTTTGCCACGGTAAATATTGAAATACTGGCTGATCTGATAGTAACCGTCTTTGCCGCGCGCCAGATAAATATAAGCGTTGCCGTGGCTGTTGTTCCAGCTGCGGCTGAGGACAGTGTGCGCGGCCGTGCCCAGGCTTTTCTCCGTCTGCGTAGTTTTAGTTTTTTCCGGATTGTTGTTCATTTCCAGCAGGTCGAGCTGCGCCACTGCGGTCTGTTGCGGATTTTGCCAGACCATTAAATAACTGCCGTCCAGATTGAATTTGCCGCTGCCGCCGTTAAAGGCTAATTGGTAGCGCGTGCTGTAAAAATTTCCGCCGCTGATGACGCCGCGTTCGGGATTGCGGCCGGTAACAATATTTTTGATCTTTCCCAGATAAACGTCGCGGTCTAACTCGCGGTTAATGTCCTGATTTTCCGCCAGTTTGCGCGCCTCGAGACGCGCCTGCTTGCTGCGTGTTTCCGAAGCGGGGTGTGAGGAAAGCAGGATATTCCATTCGCTTTGCTGGCCGCTCAGTCTCTCGAACATCTTCATCACCTGCTCGACGCCCAGCGGACTAAAACCGGCCTGATGCGCGTATTCCAGACCCAGCCGGTCGGCTTCCATTTCGTCCTCACGGCTGTAAGAAAGCATGGCCAGATTGGAAACCGCGCCGCCGAGATCAAGAAAATTTTGCGCGTTTTGTTCACTGTCTTTGGCCAAAAATAGCGCGCCGAACAACAAGCCAAAATCCAGACTTTGCTGTTTGGACATTTGCTGCACACTGTGCCTGGCGTTGACATGGCCGAGTTCATGCCCCATGACGCCGGCTAACTCCGCTTCGGAATTGATATAGACCAGCAAACCACGGCAGACGTAGACGCGGCCGCCCGGTATGGCAAAAGCGTTGATCTCCGGCGTGTCCAGCAAGGTCACGCGGTAATTCAGATCCGGCCGGTGTGATACGTCGCCCAGACGATCCACAATGCCCTGCACGTAGTTGTGCAGGTTGGGGTCTGTATATTCGCCGTACTGCGCGACAAGCCGCGGGTGATATTCCTCGCCCATTTGATACTCCTGCGCGCTGGAGTAAAAATTCAGCGAATATCCGCCGGTGGCCGGATTGCGCGCGCAGGCGGTCAGGAGAAAAACGCTGGATAATAATAGAACGGTTAAAACAAGTTTTTTCATTAAATGATCAGACAGCTAAAATCTTGGCCGGCGCAAAACCATTGAAAGTCGGCACGGCGCTGGCGCAGGAATACGCGCCGATATTTTTCACATAGATCACGTTGCCGATGTCCAGTTCCGGCAATTCTTCGGTCAGCGAAATAATATCCAGCGAATCGCAGGTCGGGCCGGCGATCGTGCAGAGCAGTTTCGGCCCGCGCTTCAGTGTTTTGAATTCATATTTACAGTGGTCAAAAATCACGCCGGAAAAATCCTGATACACGCCGTCATTAATATAGTAATAATACTTGTTATCACGAAAAGCTTTGCCGACGACCTGCGTGATCAGTATGCCGGCCGGCCCGCAAAAAAACCGTCCCGGCTCGGCGATGATACGCAGCTTGTCGTAACTTTTGAAAAGCCGCTTGATCTCTTTGCGCAGGGTGCTGGACATTTTTTCAAAAACCGAGCCGTCCTCGTCGTCAAAATGCTTGATCGGAAAACCGCCGCCGATGTCCAGCAGCTTGAGATAAATGCCGACACTTTCCGCTTCTGTAAAAATCTTGGTGGACATTTCCAGCGCTTGAATATAATTATTAATGTTTGTGCACTGCGAGCCGACGTGAAAACTGATGCCTTCTGGATGCAGCCCCAGTGAACGCGCTTTTTTCAGCAGATATGTCGCCTGTTCTGGGTCGGCGCCGAATTTGAGTGAAAGCTGCACCACGCTGCCGATATTGGCGACTTTGATGCGCAGAACCACTCGGGACCTAGGACAGAATTTAGCGATTTTATACAGCTCCAGCTCATTGTCGAAAGTCAGCAGATCGATCTTGTGGCAGTGCGCGTACTGCAGGTCGGCCTCGGATTTTATAGTATTGGCAAAAATAATATTGCGCGGTTTGGCGCCAGCGCGCAGGACCCACTCGATCTCTTTAGCGCTGGCCACGTCGAACGCGCAGCCCAAACTGACAAAATGTTTCAAAACCTGCGCGTTAGGGTTGGACTTGATCGCGTAAAACGGCTCGATACTGGGCAGCTTTTTTTTGAAATAATAGAATTGTTTGCTTAAGACGCTTTTTAAAATGAGCAGTAAAGGCGTGTTGTGCTCTTTGACTAATTTACGGATCAGCGATTCGATGCCTTCGCGGGTTTTCGGCGCTTTGATGCTAGGCCGGATGGCCTCCGCACCCTCAGGTTCTTCGTGTGCCAATTATCTGCCTCCTCTGTGGTTTTTTTATTCCACCAAGAACGTATTAAACTGCCACATTAAATTTTCGTCAATGCGCCGCGGCTGCGGACGGTATTTATTAAACATGTCAATGTCGCGGCGGTTTTGCGTCGGGTCCCAGTTTGACGGCAGGGAAACAAATTCGCCGAGATAGGGGCGGGCGACTTCCAGCACTTCTTTGTAGGGCAGCTGGTCAGGATTTTTTACGCCTTCCTGCGGATTGTGGATCAGCCAAAAAAGCGCGCCCAGCACCGAACAGGCAACCTGCAAAGTCGTGGCGTTTTGCCGCGGCGCAAGCTGGCGCGCGGTGTGAATGTCCAGCAGACTGCCGGTCCACCAGGATTTGAAATCGTGCCCCATGAGCAGCACGCCCAGTTCGTCGCGGCCGTCGATAATTTCGTCCCGCAAAATCCGCTGCTTTTCGTGCAGCTTAAACTGGCGCATTTCCAGCTCGGCGATGGAAAGCTGCGCGCCGTCACAGGGACAGTAAGCGTAATGCACGGTCGGTCGGTACACCGGTTCCGCGCCAATATGCTTATCAGCTTCGCCGCCGCTGTATTTGCCGGCTTCACCGCTGCCCCACACAGTCAAATAATCCGAGATCGAAAAAGCTTCGCCGTGGCGGATCACCATGCCGGTGATCTCACCGCAGGGTGTCCAGCTGCGCACTTTGGTTTTCGCCCCCATTCTGGCCAGGCAGATCTGATTTTGCGGGCCGCGGCTGTGCGTTAGCGCATAGGGCGGCAGGGACAACTCATGCGTGCCCCAGCCCAGCTCCGCCGGCGCGATGCTTTCTTCGTAAAAACCCTCGATGCTCCAAGTGTTGACGAACTCGTTGAGCTGTTTGGGTTTGTCGATGACCTGCGTGTCGCGCTCACTGATGTGAATGACTTTCACGCCGAGCGCTTGGGCGATTTTCGGCCAGTTTTCCGCCTGCAAATATTTCTGCAAATTTTCAGCGCGCGCGTCTGGAGGCCGGTCTTGCAGTAATTTATTGGCAATATCGACCAGCGCGACTTTGACGAAGTGCGACACCAGCCCAGGATTAGCGCCGTGATCGATGACCGCCGAGGGGCCTTTTTCTTTCCAGCTGGCCAGCATCTCGCGGATCTGCATCTGGCGGTAGTAGAGCGTGCGTTTCTGCGGGGAGGTGTTTTCCGCGCTAGCGTAAGGATCCCACTCCTCGACGGAAGTATTGACGTAACGGACATTGTGTTCATGGCACCATTGCAAAATAGTGTTGCAGTCGATATTCCAGGCTAGATCGATAATTATGTCGCCGCCGCCGACGTACTCGGCCAATTTGCTACTGATATTTTCTTTGGTCACGCGGTCTTTTTTGAAATTGACACCGGCCTGAATAATATCGGCAATCGCTTCAGTTTTGTCAGTGAAATCAATGACGGTTATTTTATGCGGCGGCATTTCCAGATGTTTGACGAGCAGGGGCAAAAAACACTGCGCCACACCGCCGCAACCAATAACTAAAATTTTTCCGTCAAACTTTATTTTCAATTATTTCACTTCCTTTGAACTTTCTAAAAATAAAAAACAAGGAAATTTTCTTAGAACTCTAAGAAAATTTCCCCATGTGCGAAAAATTAACATATTTTGCCGACGATAGCAAGGAAAATTTTCGCGGATTAATTAAATTTTTGCCAAAATTTCGCGGGCGTCAGATCCAGGCCGTCAATGATCTTCAATAGCGTGTCCAGCACTGGCGAGGATACGCCTTTCTCGATGCGCATTAATACGGCCACATCAAGACAGGACTCATAGGATAATTTATGCA harbors:
- a CDS encoding helix-turn-helix domain-containing protein, whose translation is MSSDNVTVKNDFGLPYDAKDIGKYIRKLRRERKLSMYQLALNTGVTRTVLMRVEKGEREPRVNTLLKIIDGLELRPAEFFRIFD
- a CDS encoding ribbon-helix-helix domain-containing protein; amino-acid sequence: MKVKTSISLSSDLLEQMDKLDFIDNRSDFIERALWRYLELLRREERNRKDLKDINKSAAQLNKEAADTLLYQVY
- a CDS encoding type II toxin-antitoxin system PemK/MazF family toxin produces the protein MRRGDLYRVYRGSKNDPKNYRVFAVVSRQILIDSKFSMVTCAPVYSRYAALSTQVPVGVNEGLKHDSAIHCDELVSIPKSLLTHYIGKLSYRKLAGLKEALLIALDIEY
- a CDS encoding type II toxin-antitoxin system RelE/ParE family toxin gives rise to the protein MGKPNYTVVLTPSADQDLAEIFQYVASQLNAPDTAAQLVAKLHQTLAGLVFLPQRHALVKDNFLSKQGFRVLPKANYLIFYVSDKNTRQVIIHRILSAKRNYLKLFQQN
- a CDS encoding type II toxin-antitoxin system Phd/YefM family antitoxin codes for the protein MPIIQPLSELRTNTTKIARLAHAESEAIYITKNGYADLVVLSVEEYERHLAKLEVYEKLAASQAEVVSGQKLLPLEEVFAKYKAQYGEA
- a CDS encoding radical SAM protein, whose amino-acid sequence is MPRQGNETSCLFGPVNSRRLGHSLGIDLVKFKTCTFNCVFCECGRTTALTTERQIFIPTAKVLRELGLFFAKPHCDSLRPSSTLFASVSAGYSAQRPPRRDHHAETSSPGPVDVLTFSGGGEPTLAANLGEVIAEIKKNYPAYKVCLLTNSTLLSDSQVRAEIKLADIIIPSLNAVSPPAFQKINRPPVSVTPEKVLSGLLDLRREYTGQLLLEIFIVPEVNDTPQELALLREAAALIKPDGVQLNSLDRAGAEDWVKPASAENMQKIKEFFKNFNTNYYLQR
- a CDS encoding M48 family metalloprotease, whose protein sequence is MKKLVLTVLLLSSVFLLTACARNPATGGYSLNFYSSAQEYQMGEEYHPRLVAQYGEYTDPNLHNYVQGIVDRLGDVSHRPDLNYRVTLLDTPEINAFAIPGGRVYVCRGLLVYINSEAELAGVMGHELGHVNARHSVQQMSKQQSLDFGLLFGALFLAKDSEQNAQNFLDLGGAVSNLAMLSYSREDEMEADRLGLEYAHQAGFSPLGVEQVMKMFERLSGQQSEWNILLSSHPASETRSKQARLEARKLAENQDINRELDRDVYLGKIKNIVTGRNPERGVISGGNFYSTRYQLAFNGGSGKFNLDGSYLMVWQNPQQTAVAQLDLLEMNNNPEKTKTTQTEKSLGTAAHTVLSRSWNNSHGNAYIYLARGKDGYYQISQYFNIYRGKMLCFTVTEKLSGQQTTLANLDSALQNLRPLSAAEADQFKAARLEVYTAQADDTWASLAKIYFTDAEAQRLAWFNGCELTDALPEKIKLGLF
- a CDS encoding type III PLP-dependent enzyme produces the protein MAHEEPEGAEAIRPSIKAPKTREGIESLIRKLVKEHNTPLLLILKSVLSKQFYYFKKKLPSIEPFYAIKSNPNAQVLKHFVSLGCAFDVASAKEIEWVLRAGAKPRNIIFANTIKSEADLQYAHCHKIDLLTFDNELELYKIAKFCPRSRVVLRIKVANIGSVVQLSLKFGADPEQATYLLKKARSLGLHPEGISFHVGSQCTNINNYIQALEMSTKIFTEAESVGIYLKLLDIGGGFPIKHFDDEDGSVFEKMSSTLRKEIKRLFKSYDKLRIIAEPGRFFCGPAGILITQVVGKAFRDNKYYYYINDGVYQDFSGVIFDHCKYEFKTLKRGPKLLCTIAGPTCDSLDIISLTEELPELDIGNVIYVKNIGAYSCASAVPTFNGFAPAKILAV
- a CDS encoding saccharopine dehydrogenase NADP-binding domain-containing protein, with translation MKIKFDGKILVIGCGGVAQCFLPLLVKHLEMPPHKITVIDFTDKTEAIADIIQAGVNFKKDRVTKENISSKLAEYVGGGDIIIDLAWNIDCNTILQWCHEHNVRYVNTSVEEWDPYASAENTSPQKRTLYYRQMQIREMLASWKEKGPSAVIDHGANPGLVSHFVKVALVDIANKLLQDRPPDARAENLQKYLQAENWPKIAQALGVKVIHISERDTQVIDKPKQLNEFVNTWSIEGFYEESIAPAELGWGTHELSLPPYALTHSRGPQNQICLARMGAKTKVRSWTPCGEITGMVIRHGEAFSISDYLTVWGSGEAGKYSGGEADKHIGAEPVYRPTVHYAYCPCDGAQLSIAELEMRQFKLHEKQRILRDEIIDGRDELGVLLMGHDFKSWWTGSLLDIHTARQLAPRQNATTLQVACSVLGALFWLIHNPQEGVKNPDQLPYKEVLEVARPYLGEFVSLPSNWDPTQNRRDIDMFNKYRPQPRRIDENLMWQFNTFLVE